The Fusarium musae strain F31 chromosome 10, whole genome shotgun sequence DNA window GTTATCGCACCACCTTCCATCCCCTGAACAAGTTCCCTGGGCCACTTAGCGCTCGAATCTCAAATTTCTACCCTACCTACCTCACTACCAAAAATACTCATCTCTatgaggaggttgagcaaCTCCATCAGCAATACGGCGATTTTGTCAGATTGGGTCAGTATCTCCATTTCCAGCTTTGGATGTCAAGCTAAGCCTGTGCTTTTAGGGCCAACACAACTCTCCATCACGCATCCAAAGGCGATCGAAGCGATCTACTCTGCCAAGTCCCCATGCACCAAAGGCCCattttataatattcttaACCCTCGTATCTCGTTACACATGATTCGCGATCATAAAGAGCACAGCGCCAGGCGAAAGATCTGGGACAGAGCCCTGAGCTCGAAATGTAAGGGCTACTCTTTTCGCCTATTTATCGATTCCCCAGCTAACAAGTATAAAGCACTACGGGACTACGAACCTCGCGTCACGAAGTATACTACACAATTACTCGATCGTCTCAATGAGATGCAATGCACGACTATCAACGCCTCGGACTGGTTGAACTTTTACAGCTTCGATGTTATGGGTGATCTTGCATTCGGCAAATCCTTCAACATGTTACGTGACGGTGTCAATCATTACTTCCTGAGTTCGCTGCATGGCTCGATGAAGATGGTTGGTGCTCTTGCTCACATTTCATGGGTCATCCCCATTCTGAAACTCATCCCCGCCGTCAATTCTGAGGACCGACAGTTCTGGGCGTGGATTTCAGGTCAGGTTGAAGAACGGTCAAGGGTACGCCATTTCCCCTAGGTAATCTTGTGACTGAATTAACATGAATGACGAATAGATGAAGCCTGACAACCCCGATGTCTTTGCTTGGATCCTTGAGGAGTACGAGCGCAATCCAAAGACATACCAGGCAAAGCTCaatgttgaagctgaagcctaTCTCATCGCAGTTGCTGGAAGGTACGTATTTGgctattcttttttaagcaCCTGAGTTGGCTCGAGACTTACTGGACTACAGTGACACGACCGCTGCGACTTTGACAGGTCTTCTGTTTGAGCTGGCGACCAACCCCTCTCAAATCATCAAGCTGAGAGAGGAGATTGACCAGTACTTTATGGACAGAGAACAGGCAGACCATACATCACTCTCCAACCTCATTCACTTGAATGCCGTCATCGACGAGTCCCTTCGTTTGCATCCGCCTGTCCCTTCAGGTTTGCAGAGAGTCACCCCTCCACAGGGACTGATGGTTGGGGACACGTTCATACCCGGCAATACTATCGTCCAGGTCCCAATGCACACAATTCAGCGAGGTCGGTTATGTTCTGCTTGCATGACTGTACAGCAACAGCTAATCATGTTGAATAAGATGAACGCAATTTCGCACGACCATCAGAGTTCATCCCGGAGCGTTGGACAACATCACCCGAGTTGACCAAAGACAAGGGGGTCTATGCGCCCTTCTCGATCGGTAATACCTAGCAGGGCTCTCCTCTGAACTTATGCTGACTCTAAAAAAGGTCGATACTCTTGTGTCGGAAAGCAGCTTGGTTTGATGGAAGTGAGATATGTTATAGCACATATTATCAGGGCATTCGATGTGAGACTTGGTGAGGGTCAGACTCCAGAGGGCTTTTTGCAGGCGAAGATGGATACGTTTACACTGGCTACCCCAAATCTTCACCTTGTGTTTACACCTCGTCCTACCAAATGATGGGACTTATGAACACACAATCTGTTAGGCACATGACGGGCAAAGTTGGTTGATAGTTGAACTTGAGATAGCAGTAGTGTTGATACTACTACTAAcgaaaatatattaaatctcctcctccttgttcACAATAGTCGCAGCACCTCCACCCTCCGCCTCAGCAACAATCTTTGTTCTCAACACCTTTCCACTCTGATCGGTATAGATGTTGCAATAAGCACTGAGCCCATGATACGGTGCATACGTATACTGTAGCTCATACTCCACCCCTTCATCTCCAGTGATTGTCTTGTTGTGACCGGTAAACTTCATGTCTTTGCTGTAGAATCCAACTTCCCTGC harbors:
- a CDS encoding hypothetical protein (EggNog:ENOG41), which gives rise to MVEPKSPEALAVSFASGCLLHILFYRRGEWDSLALHIFQTYATLPIIVIGLLRLAEFQGWQHGNNLSAASVLLLEGAHILGLMTSILCYRTTFHPLNKFPGPLSARISNFYPTYLTTKNTHLYEEVEQLHQQYGDFVRLGPTQLSITHPKAIEAIYSAKSPCTKGPFYNILNPRISLHMIRDHKEHSARRKIWDRALSSKCKGYSFRLFIDSPANKYKALRDYEPRVTKYTTQLLDRLNEMQCTTINASDWLNFYSFDVMGDLAFGKSFNMLRDGVNHYFLSSLHGSMKMVGALAHISWVIPILKLIPAVNSEDRQFWAWISGQVEERSRMKPDNPDVFAWILEEYERNPKTYQAKLNVEAEAYLIAVAGSDTTAATLTGLLFELATNPSQIIKLREEIDQYFMDREQADHTSLSNLIHLNAVIDESLRLHPPVPSGLQRVTPPQGLMVGDTFIPGNTIVQVPMHTIQRDERNFARPSEFIPERWTTSPELTKDKGVYAPFSIGRYSCVGKQLGLMEVRYVIAHIIRAFDVRLGEGQTPEGFLQAKMDTFTLATPNLHLVFTPRPTK